Proteins encoded within one genomic window of Rhodobacter xanthinilyticus:
- a CDS encoding virB8 family protein, whose amino-acid sequence MTARELVEEELVYGALRREQLWRMIGLSGAGFGVFGCLTAAAVALMVETPPPVVVPYDPATGMALPNATVETVSLAERPAVIEAQIYRYILERETYNQLDNDLRVRRVLAQSSGSAEASMRAMWTSGQENYPPTRYGAAAEMAVEIASITLIGDNRAQVRLRKRLTSPQGVQDGSFTATLMFEFRPERTRAIDDVWQNPFGFTVTQYAIRSDRSE is encoded by the coding sequence ATGACTGCGCGCGAACTCGTGGAAGAGGAACTTGTCTACGGAGCCCTGCGCCGGGAACAGCTTTGGCGGATGATCGGCCTTTCTGGAGCAGGCTTTGGTGTATTCGGCTGTTTGACAGCTGCGGCTGTCGCGCTGATGGTCGAGACGCCGCCTCCCGTGGTTGTCCCCTACGATCCCGCGACCGGGATGGCGCTTCCCAATGCCACGGTTGAAACCGTGTCGCTCGCCGAACGCCCTGCCGTGATCGAAGCGCAAATCTACCGCTACATTCTCGAGCGCGAAACCTACAACCAGCTCGACAACGATCTTCGTGTCCGCCGTGTCCTGGCACAGTCTTCCGGGTCGGCCGAGGCCAGCATGCGCGCGATGTGGACATCGGGTCAGGAGAACTATCCGCCGACGCGTTACGGGGCTGCGGCCGAGATGGCCGTTGAGATCGCATCGATCACCCTTATTGGCGATAACCGCGCCCAGGTCCGGCTCAGAAAGCGCCTGACAAGCCCGCAAGGGGTACAGGATGGATCGTTCACTGCCACGTTGATGTTCGAATTCCGGCCCGAGCGGACCCGCGCGATCGACGATGTCTGGCAAAACCCTTTCGGTTTCACCGTTACCCAATATGCCATCCGATCGGACCGTTCCGAATGA
- a CDS encoding type IV secretion system protein yields the protein MIRRLYRSLTTTAATLVLATALAGPVTAQGVPTVDTPNIAQEIRQLQQMLQDFGIQTDLLDNALEQLDMLQSQLDQLNEMYASLTGPRSILGLAMGGDLDTLLEANFEEIPGLIRGIQAGDWSALIGPNAGPMRTQMEQALASAGFDEDSLREIATSGNPGAEGVATRATTGAVMSAAAQNSHAEAEQSLERVERLVEMIPDMEDLKASMDHNTRVTAELAIAMTRMWELEAIQTLGAGNAGVVDAATVAEERRYMDFTLPDLEP from the coding sequence ATGATCCGGCGCTTGTACCGTTCCCTCACCACCACCGCCGCGACCCTCGTGCTGGCCACCGCCCTCGCGGGGCCTGTCACCGCTCAGGGCGTGCCCACGGTCGACACCCCGAACATCGCCCAGGAAATCCGCCAGCTTCAGCAGATGCTGCAGGATTTCGGGATCCAGACGGATCTTCTGGACAATGCGTTGGAGCAACTGGACATGCTGCAAAGCCAACTCGATCAGCTGAACGAGATGTATGCCTCGCTCACCGGGCCGCGCAGCATCCTCGGGCTTGCCATGGGCGGGGACCTCGACACCTTGCTTGAGGCCAACTTCGAAGAAATCCCCGGCCTGATCCGAGGCATCCAGGCGGGCGATTGGAGCGCGCTCATCGGGCCCAATGCCGGGCCCATGCGCACGCAGATGGAACAGGCGCTGGCAAGCGCCGGGTTCGACGAGGATTCACTCCGCGAGATCGCCACCAGCGGCAATCCGGGCGCCGAAGGCGTGGCCACGCGGGCCACCACAGGTGCTGTGATGTCGGCGGCGGCGCAGAACAGCCACGCAGAGGCGGAACAGTCTCTCGAACGGGTGGAACGTCTGGTCGAGATGATCCCGGACATGGAGGATCTCAAAGCCTCGATGGATCACAACACCCGCGTCACGGCGGAACTCGCCATCGCTATGACCCGAATGTGGGAGCTGGAAGCGATTCAAACCCTAGGCGCAGGCAATGCAGGCGTGGTTGACGCCGCCACCGTTGCCGAAGAACGCCGCTACATGGACTTCACCTTGCCGGACCTTGAGCCATGA
- a CDS encoding lytic transglycosylase domain-containing protein: MRTWLPLSMIGFALAVPTAGPAVAQGVPTFDLRLFAERQAILEQTDRDLALQQDRLSREEELAEIERQQLASLEGLMDAMSLGAGDVAGTVAGLEAGQGAVDDVESAAASLYAPEDTNPAAARMFGDAREGIEELIIRAARDTHSLSGVGRAGLSLVQWRCLLQALIWQESRFQIGARSPVGAFGLTQIMPGTAGDLGIYPAYYDDPYLQVTGGARYLAQMLNMFDGNIIRALAAYNAGPGNVQDYGGVPPFAETQHYVVVIPQQYNSYLAAVGGIDALGTIDPVLLANASFSLSAHGAGVYGDYSLVSVRAAALRVQDIITRIGETEDLHEAIALNTYARAELARLVAIRTRIKAARTEPLSAEQIALAAAQAAERQFMDFTQETLR; the protein is encoded by the coding sequence ATGCGGACCTGGCTTCCTCTCTCGATGATCGGTTTTGCGCTGGCAGTTCCCACGGCGGGGCCAGCGGTCGCCCAGGGCGTGCCGACCTTCGACCTGCGCCTCTTCGCAGAGCGGCAGGCCATCCTTGAGCAGACCGATCGGGACCTGGCATTGCAGCAGGACCGGCTAAGCCGCGAGGAGGAACTGGCCGAAATCGAGCGCCAGCAACTCGCCTCCCTCGAAGGGCTGATGGATGCCATGTCGCTTGGCGCTGGAGACGTGGCCGGAACCGTGGCGGGGCTCGAGGCGGGGCAGGGAGCGGTAGACGACGTCGAAAGCGCGGCCGCCAGTCTTTATGCGCCCGAGGACACCAATCCAGCGGCAGCGCGGATGTTCGGCGATGCCCGGGAGGGGATCGAGGAGCTGATCATCCGCGCAGCACGCGACACCCATAGTCTGTCCGGGGTCGGCCGCGCAGGTCTTTCGCTCGTGCAATGGCGCTGTCTCTTGCAGGCGCTGATCTGGCAGGAAAGCCGTTTCCAGATCGGGGCACGCTCACCCGTGGGGGCCTTCGGACTTACCCAGATCATGCCCGGTACCGCGGGGGATCTCGGGATCTACCCGGCCTATTACGACGATCCCTATCTGCAGGTCACCGGCGGTGCGCGATACCTCGCACAAATGCTGAACATGTTCGATGGCAACATTATCCGTGCGCTCGCCGCCTATAACGCCGGGCCGGGCAATGTGCAGGATTATGGCGGTGTGCCACCCTTCGCGGAAACCCAGCATTATGTCGTGGTGATCCCGCAGCAGTACAACAGCTACCTCGCGGCCGTAGGCGGCATCGATGCGCTCGGCACCATCGACCCTGTGCTCCTCGCCAACGCGAGTTTCAGCCTCTCGGCCCACGGCGCAGGGGTCTATGGCGACTATTCGCTGGTCTCGGTCCGTGCCGCCGCCCTGCGGGTTCAGGACATCATCACCCGCATCGGTGAGACCGAGGATCTGCACGAGGCCATCGCGCTCAACACCTATGCCCGGGCCGAACTGGCCCGGCTGGTCGCAATCCGGACCCGGATCAAGGCCGCCCGAACCGAGCCACTCAGTGCCGAGCAGATCGCCTTGGCGGCGGCCCAGGCTGCCGAGCGGCAATTCATGGATTTCACCCAGGAGACATTGCGATGA
- a CDS encoding VirB4 family type IV secretion/conjugal transfer ATPase: MPRDGLADEVENAIDPLTALPSWVKGEKRLSMMLPYVSLVNDRTIRTRGNELMQCIRLEGVNSTTSEDGHLDRIGGLLAGIVAQVGTEFSFYLHKVSKAVDVTLPPVPGEGFAAAVDKRWHAHLGRAGLRDKTLTLTVLKRPETGSRLPFGLGASRSRHAADTTRRLRKLDEVVGFLLSSFDELKPRLLAASTGELLGFLGSLNTGEEHPLFPRSRLGVIAEDVANTRVTFRGTTIALSDGAVGDKLGAIFAVKNYPAKTDSLMLDELNLPVDMVVTHSFVPINANIMAGRIKRQLRLMQAANDGAVSLAQELELAQDDLESKRLIFGEHHMTVAVYARTQTALDDIAAEIRNISATSGINLISEAFGARAHFMAQHPGNTGARSRKAAITNHNFADLATFHRTSLGKTGREVPWGVPITLFPTPERSGFRFNFHEQGAPDREPTGGHTLILGRPGSGKSVLAAFLMTMARRAGARVFVFDYRAGMEMAVRALGGSYSTVRAGRPTGLNPLQTEIDVRGQAWLADWLASLLERRDRPLTPVQTNRLQEVVRQNASAGHAGLRNWSDFASLLVSTDDEGDLFERMQEWTAEGRYGWIFGANAEDSFSIDGDVAGFDLTGILDSESERERMAVLSYLFRRVERVIEDRKPTIIVIDEAWKALDNAYFAERLSNWLVTARKQNAVVVMMTQYASQLERTRTGKTIVEAVPTQVLLPNIRASAADYAMLGLTEKELDVLLGVGSASRLALVRDDRGSVVIDADLSALGPLVTILGGMEKGEALVGADYRERPDFWRVT, from the coding sequence ATGCCCCGTGATGGACTTGCCGATGAGGTTGAGAACGCCATCGATCCGCTGACTGCGCTACCCTCATGGGTCAAGGGCGAGAAGCGGCTCTCAATGATGCTGCCTTATGTGAGCCTCGTGAACGACCGAACGATCCGGACACGCGGCAACGAGCTGATGCAATGCATCCGGCTCGAGGGGGTGAACAGCACCACGAGCGAGGACGGGCATCTCGACCGGATCGGAGGGTTGCTGGCTGGCATCGTGGCGCAGGTCGGGACCGAGTTCTCATTCTACTTGCACAAGGTCTCGAAAGCGGTCGACGTGACCCTGCCGCCCGTTCCGGGCGAAGGGTTTGCGGCCGCCGTCGACAAACGATGGCACGCGCATCTCGGCCGCGCGGGTTTGCGCGACAAGACGCTGACCCTGACGGTGCTGAAGCGACCTGAGACCGGCAGCCGCTTGCCATTCGGACTTGGGGCGTCTCGCTCGCGACATGCGGCCGACACCACCCGCCGCTTGCGCAAGCTCGACGAGGTTGTGGGGTTTCTGCTGTCCTCCTTCGATGAGCTGAAGCCCCGCCTGCTGGCCGCAAGCACCGGCGAGCTTCTGGGCTTCCTCGGTTCACTCAACACGGGCGAGGAGCACCCGCTCTTCCCCCGGTCGCGCCTCGGTGTGATCGCCGAGGACGTAGCCAATACCCGCGTCACCTTCCGCGGCACGACCATCGCACTCTCGGACGGTGCCGTCGGCGACAAGCTCGGGGCGATCTTTGCGGTGAAGAACTACCCCGCCAAGACCGATAGCCTGATGCTCGACGAGTTGAATCTGCCCGTCGACATGGTGGTCACGCACTCTTTTGTGCCGATCAACGCCAACATCATGGCGGGCCGGATCAAGCGGCAGCTGCGGCTAATGCAGGCCGCCAATGACGGAGCCGTCAGTCTCGCCCAGGAACTGGAACTCGCGCAGGACGATCTGGAATCCAAACGCCTGATCTTCGGCGAGCACCACATGACCGTGGCCGTCTATGCCCGCACCCAGACGGCGCTTGACGACATCGCGGCCGAAATCCGCAACATCTCCGCCACTTCCGGGATCAACCTGATCTCGGAAGCCTTCGGGGCGCGGGCGCATTTCATGGCGCAGCATCCCGGGAACACAGGGGCGCGTAGCCGCAAGGCCGCAATCACGAACCACAACTTCGCCGATCTCGCTACCTTCCACCGCACCTCGCTCGGAAAGACAGGGCGGGAAGTCCCCTGGGGCGTTCCGATCACGCTCTTTCCCACACCCGAGCGCAGCGGTTTTCGCTTCAACTTCCACGAACAGGGCGCGCCGGATCGCGAACCCACGGGTGGCCACACGCTGATCCTCGGCCGTCCCGGCTCCGGCAAATCCGTCCTGGCGGCTTTCCTGATGACCATGGCACGGCGGGCAGGTGCGCGGGTCTTCGTATTCGACTATCGCGCGGGGATGGAGATGGCCGTCCGCGCGCTCGGCGGCAGCTATTCGACCGTGCGGGCGGGGCGCCCCACGGGCCTCAATCCGCTCCAGACCGAGATCGACGTGCGGGGCCAGGCATGGCTTGCTGATTGGCTCGCGAGCCTCTTGGAGCGGCGCGATCGACCGCTGACCCCGGTTCAGACCAACCGACTGCAGGAAGTCGTGCGCCAGAACGCCAGCGCAGGACATGCGGGTCTACGGAACTGGTCGGATTTCGCCTCGCTGCTGGTCTCGACCGATGACGAAGGCGATCTCTTCGAGCGTATGCAGGAATGGACGGCCGAGGGTCGCTACGGCTGGATCTTCGGGGCCAATGCCGAGGACAGTTTCAGCATCGATGGAGACGTCGCGGGCTTTGACCTCACCGGCATCCTCGATTCCGAGAGCGAGCGGGAACGCATGGCGGTCCTGTCCTACCTCTTCCGCCGGGTCGAGCGGGTGATCGAGGACCGCAAGCCCACCATCATCGTCATCGACGAGGCATGGAAAGCCCTCGACAACGCCTACTTTGCGGAGCGACTCAGCAACTGGCTGGTGACCGCCCGCAAGCAGAACGCCGTCGTCGTGATGATGACGCAATATGCCAGCCAGCTCGAGCGCACGCGCACCGGCAAGACCATCGTGGAAGCGGTGCCGACGCAGGTGCTCTTGCCCAACATTCGTGCTTCCGCCGCTGACTACGCGATGCTCGGCTTGACCGAGAAAGAGCTCGACGTGCTTCTGGGCGTCGGCTCGGCCTCGCGGCTCGCGCTTGTACGCGACGACCGGGGTTCCGTCGTGATCGATGCCGATCTCAGCGCGCTCGGCCCGCTCGTGACCATCCTTGGCGGAATGGAGAAGGGCGAAGCGCTTGTCGGCGCCGATTATCGCGAACGTCCTGATTTCTGGAGAGTGACATGA
- a CDS encoding type IV secretion system protein VirB3: MADQSRVFIGLLRPPKLMGLPIMYAMVWLFGSTLLFLWVQSWVVAVFAGLAWPALWKAADWDPNFLDVLVITLHETPPTTNRKLHGGDSYAP, encoded by the coding sequence ATGGCTGACCAGTCCCGCGTGTTCATCGGCCTTCTCAGGCCACCCAAGCTGATGGGCTTGCCGATCATGTACGCCATGGTCTGGCTCTTCGGCTCGACGCTTCTGTTCCTCTGGGTGCAGAGCTGGGTGGTGGCTGTGTTCGCGGGGCTGGCCTGGCCGGCGCTCTGGAAGGCCGCAGACTGGGATCCGAACTTCCTCGATGTCCTTGTGATCACCCTGCATGAAACCCCGCCCACGACGAACCGCAAGCTGCACGGAGGCGACAGCTATGCCCCGTGA
- a CDS encoding TrbC/VirB2 family protein has protein sequence MALIVLAGPALAQSIDLSPVQTLLQGIVDAITGPLGIVIGTLALIGVFLSWLFGILDFRQALWVVVAIAGIAAAPTIVAAIWTT, from the coding sequence ATGGCCCTTATCGTGCTGGCGGGTCCAGCGCTTGCGCAAAGCATCGACCTCTCGCCGGTACAGACCCTGCTTCAAGGCATTGTCGATGCGATCACCGGTCCCTTGGGCATCGTGATTGGCACGCTCGCACTGATCGGTGTGTTTCTTTCCTGGCTCTTTGGCATCCTCGACTTTCGTCAGGCGCTTTGGGTCGTGGTTGCAATCGCGGGCATCGCCGCAGCACCCACCATCGTCGCCGCCATCTGGACCACCTGA
- a CDS encoding lytic transglycosylase domain-containing protein: MAANATPRLRSKAADRATALVVALGTGVCSAPPALADGFIFSVGPDGQLISTSQEANERLFLFAEPRVPDATSETAIPARSAAHATPEILHAIETTALRYAGHGALRRAGLSVTDWALLYRANIEVESAYNPAARSPVGAIGLGQLMPDTARDLGVDPHDIAQNLDGSARYLLMMLDQFGEGSLALAAYNAGPEAVTRHGGIPPFRETQGHVARVTAVFERLRGDLS; encoded by the coding sequence GTGGCCGCGAACGCCACGCCGCGCCTCCGGTCAAAGGCAGCTGACCGCGCGACCGCGCTCGTCGTTGCTTTGGGTACAGGCGTTTGTTCCGCGCCCCCGGCCCTGGCCGACGGTTTCATCTTCTCGGTTGGTCCAGACGGCCAATTGATTTCCACTTCTCAAGAGGCAAACGAGCGCCTTTTTCTCTTCGCAGAACCTCGCGTTCCCGACGCAACGAGCGAGACAGCGATCCCGGCTCGATCTGCCGCCCACGCCACCCCAGAAATCCTCCATGCGATCGAGACCACGGCGCTACGGTATGCCGGGCATGGTGCGCTGCGTCGCGCGGGGCTTTCCGTCACTGATTGGGCGCTCCTTTACCGAGCCAACATTGAAGTCGAGAGCGCATACAATCCGGCTGCACGTAGCCCTGTCGGTGCCATAGGCCTCGGGCAGCTTATGCCGGATACTGCCCGCGACCTCGGCGTCGACCCACATGACATTGCGCAGAACCTCGACGGATCAGCTCGCTACCTGCTGATGATGCTCGACCAGTTCGGCGAGGGCTCTCTGGCCCTTGCGGCCTACAACGCGGGTCCGGAGGCGGTCACACGCCACGGCGGCATCCCCCCTTTTCGAGAAACCCAAGGGCATGTGGCCCGTGTGACCGCCGTGTTTGAGCGGCTCAGAGGAGATCTTTCATGA
- a CDS encoding type II toxin-antitoxin system RelE/ParE family toxin: MTIRLSGRASADLEEIRAYTVETWGRDQWLVYYRQLVNAFEQITGDPDRGRDRSLFVPGMRSVNCQRHVIFYKRLDAADGAAVILRIVHQRRNMPALVYYEDLDGG, encoded by the coding sequence ATGACAATTCGGCTTTCCGGTCGGGCCAGCGCCGACCTTGAAGAGATCCGTGCCTACACCGTCGAAACTTGGGGTAGGGACCAATGGCTCGTCTATTACCGCCAGTTGGTCAACGCCTTCGAGCAGATCACCGGGGATCCCGACCGGGGTCGGGACAGGAGTCTCTTCGTTCCGGGGATGCGGTCCGTCAACTGCCAACGTCACGTGATCTTCTACAAGCGGCTAGATGCGGCGGACGGGGCGGCAGTCATCCTGCGCATCGTGCACCAGCGCCGCAACATGCCCGCGCTCGTCTACTACGAGGATCTCGACGGCGGTTAA
- a CDS encoding type II toxin-antitoxin system ParD family antitoxin has translation MPNVHLTEPMQKYVQAQIESGAYANLSEVVRAGVRMLMEKDGARQFYSLKADLEEAASLAENGDFAEFDAHAFEPDAFDR, from the coding sequence ATGCCAAACGTCCACCTGACCGAACCGATGCAGAAATATGTGCAGGCGCAGATCGAGTCCGGCGCCTACGCCAATTTGAGCGAAGTCGTGCGCGCCGGCGTAAGGATGCTGATGGAGAAAGATGGCGCCCGGCAGTTCTATTCCCTCAAGGCCGACCTAGAGGAAGCAGCCTCCCTGGCCGAAAATGGGGATTTCGCCGAGTTCGATGCTCATGCCTTCGAACCGGATGCGTTTGATCGCTGA
- a CDS encoding IS3 family transposase (programmed frameshift): MAGKREKPEDIVMKLRQVEVLQGQGAKLADAVRQIGVTQQTYYRWRREFGGMNRDQLKRLKELEQENTRLRRAVSDLTLDKLILTEAAKGKLLSPSRRRQCIDHVRQEFGVSERRACRALGQHRSTQRKIPLGHQDEARLTADITELARQYGRYGYRQITGLLNQAGWCVNHKRVERIWRREGLKVPQMQKKRGRLWLADGSCVRLRAERPNHVWSYDFVQDRTADGRAYRMLNIVDEFTREVLVIRVKRKLNSVDVIDALTDLFILRGPPEFIRSDNGPEFIAAKLRNWIEAVGAKTAYIEPGSPWENGYVESFNARLRDELLDGEVFYSLREAQILIERWRKHYNTVRPHSALGYRPPAPESIVPIDRRPTMH, encoded by the exons ATGGCAGGCAAACGCGAGAAGCCGGAAGATATCGTCATGAAGCTACGTCAGGTTGAGGTCTTGCAGGGGCAAGGCGCGAAGCTGGCGGATGCCGTGCGCCAGATTGGCGTGACCCAGCAAACCTATTACCGCTGGCGGCGTGAGTTTGGCGGGATGAACCGAGATCAGCTCAAGCGGCTGAAGGAACTGGAGCAGGAGAACACGCGGCTGCGGCGTGCCGTGTCGGACCTGACGCTCGACAAGCTGATCCTGACGGAGGCAGCAA AAGGGAAACTTCTGAGCCCTTCGCGTCGCCGTCAGTGCATCGACCACGTCCGGCAGGAATTTGGCGTTTCCGAACGCCGTGCCTGCCGAGCGCTTGGGCAGCACCGGTCGACCCAACGCAAGATCCCGCTCGGTCATCAGGACGAAGCCCGTTTGACCGCCGACATCACTGAACTGGCACGTCAATACGGGCGATATGGCTATCGCCAGATCACCGGCTTGCTGAACCAAGCTGGATGGTGCGTCAATCACAAGCGGGTCGAGCGGATTTGGCGACGCGAGGGGCTTAAAGTCCCGCAGATGCAAAAGAAACGCGGGCGGCTCTGGCTGGCGGATGGCTCCTGCGTGCGGCTGCGGGCTGAGCGCCCGAACCATGTCTGGTCCTATGATTTCGTCCAGGACAGGACGGCAGACGGGCGGGCTTACCGCATGCTCAACATCGTTGATGAATTCACCCGGGAGGTGCTGGTGATCCGTGTCAAACGCAAGCTGAACTCGGTCGACGTGATCGACGCGTTGACCGATCTGTTCATCCTCCGAGGCCCGCCCGAGTTCATTCGGTCGGATAACGGCCCCGAATTCATCGCGGCCAAACTGCGCAACTGGATCGAGGCGGTGGGCGCCAAAACGGCTTACATTGAGCCGGGGTCGCCTTGGGAGAACGGGTATGTTGAGAGCTTCAATGCCAGGCTTCGTGACGAGCTCCTTGATGGGGAGGTGTTTTATTCGCTGAGAGAAGCCCAGATCCTCATCGAACGCTGGCGCAAGCATTACAACACGGTGCGCCCGCATAGTGCCTTGGGCTACCGACCACCGGCACCCGAAAGCATCGTGCCCATAGACCGCAGGCCCACGATGCACTAA
- a CDS encoding IS3 family transposase translates to MSQAHSISTHRRYGTTRVCNIWGVPRATVYRHRVTGNAANEARPPRRRGPEGACSDSALLEHIEAIIEASPFSGEGYRKIWARLRHLGVCTAPRRVRRVMKENDLLAPQRPVQRDAHPHDGTIVTERVDQVWGTDMTQTVTIGEGRAYVFIAVDHCSGEFVGTHASSSASRWEALEPIRQGVTRHFGCIGPDTALGLILRHDHGSNYMCTGARL, encoded by the coding sequence ATGAGCCAGGCGCACTCGATCTCCACGCACCGGCGCTACGGGACGACGCGTGTCTGCAACATCTGGGGGGTCCCCCGGGCGACGGTGTACCGGCATCGTGTTACGGGCAATGCCGCCAATGAGGCGCGGCCGCCACGTCGTCGTGGTCCGGAGGGGGCCTGCAGCGACAGCGCGCTTCTGGAGCATATCGAGGCCATCATCGAAGCCTCGCCGTTTTCCGGGGAAGGCTACCGGAAGATATGGGCGCGGCTTCGGCATCTGGGCGTCTGTACCGCCCCCCGTCGGGTGCGGCGGGTCATGAAGGAGAACGACCTTCTGGCACCTCAGCGACCCGTCCAGCGGGATGCGCATCCCCATGACGGGACGATCGTCACTGAGCGGGTCGATCAGGTCTGGGGCACGGACATGACCCAGACGGTCACCATCGGGGAGGGACGGGCCTACGTGTTCATCGCGGTGGATCATTGCTCGGGCGAGTTCGTCGGCACCCATGCGTCTTCAAGTGCCAGCCGGTGGGAGGCGCTGGAACCGATCCGTCAGGGCGTCACCCGGCACTTCGGCTGTATCGGGCCGGATACGGCCCTCGGCCTGATCCTGCGGCACGACCACGGATCGAACTACATGTGTACCGGGGCACGGTTATGA
- a CDS encoding DDE-type integrase/transposase/recombinase has protein sequence MAQFYSAVDSYGTTRVCNIWGVPRATVYRHRVTGNAANEARPPRRRGPEGACSDSALLEHIEAIIEASPFSGEGYRKIWARLRHLGVCTAPRRVRRVMKENDLLAPQRPVQRDAHPHDGTIVTERVDQVWGTDMTQTVTIGEGRAYVFIAVDHCSGEFVGTHASSSASRWEALEPIRQGVTRHFGCIGPDTALGLILRHDHGSNYMSEDFQSEIKCFGITSSPAFVRQPEGNGVAERAIRTLKEQLLWVRHFVTVEELRHALAAFAARYNASWLRERHGYKTPDQIRAEQKALETDAAKGFKMAA, from the coding sequence GTGGCCCAATTTTACTCCGCCGTTGACAGCTACGGGACGACGCGTGTCTGCAACATCTGGGGGGTCCCCCGGGCGACGGTGTACCGGCATCGTGTTACGGGCAATGCCGCCAATGAGGCGCGGCCGCCACGTCGTCGTGGTCCGGAGGGGGCCTGCAGCGACAGCGCGCTTCTGGAGCATATCGAGGCCATCATCGAAGCCTCGCCGTTTTCCGGGGAAGGCTACCGGAAGATATGGGCGCGGCTTCGGCATCTGGGCGTCTGTACCGCCCCCCGTCGGGTGCGGCGGGTCATGAAGGAGAACGACCTTCTGGCACCTCAGCGACCCGTCCAGCGGGATGCGCATCCCCATGACGGGACGATCGTCACTGAGCGGGTCGATCAGGTCTGGGGCACGGACATGACCCAGACGGTCACCATCGGGGAGGGACGGGCCTACGTGTTCATCGCGGTGGATCATTGCTCGGGCGAGTTCGTCGGCACCCATGCGTCTTCAAGTGCCAGCCGGTGGGAGGCGCTGGAACCGATCCGTCAGGGCGTCACCCGGCACTTCGGCTGTATCGGGCCGGATACGGCCCTCGGCCTGATCCTGCGGCACGACCACGGATCGAACTACATGTCAGAAGACTTCCAGAGCGAGATCAAATGCTTCGGGATCACCAGTTCACCAGCTTTCGTGCGCCAGCCCGAGGGCAATGGGGTGGCCGAACGGGCCATACGCACCCTCAAGGAGCAACTGCTCTGGGTCCGCCATTTTGTGACCGTCGAAGAGCTCAGGCATGCTTTGGCCGCCTTCGCCGCGCGATACAACGCATCATGGCTGCGGGAACGGCACGGCTACAAAACGCCCGATCAGATCAGGGCCGAACAGAAGGCCCTTGAAACCGACGCCGCCAAAGGGTTCAAAATGGCGGCATGA
- the istB gene encoding IS21-like element helper ATPase IstB produces the protein MSEAPKILLAHHLKTLKLPTFLREHEKVARQCAAEGLDHVQFLSRLVELELIDRERRMVERRIKAAKFPATKSLDSFDFKAIPKLNKMQVLELARCEWIERRENVIALGPSGTGKTHIALGLGLAACQKGMSVSFTTAAALVNELMEARDERRLLRVQKQMAAVKLLIIDELGFVPLSKTGAELLFEMISQRYERGATLITSNLPFDEWTETFGTERLTGALLDRLTHHVNILEMNGESYRLAQSRARKTGDNT, from the coding sequence ATGAGCGAGGCTCCGAAGATCCTGCTTGCCCACCATCTGAAGACGCTGAAGCTGCCCACCTTCCTGCGGGAACACGAGAAGGTTGCGCGCCAATGCGCCGCCGAAGGGTTGGACCATGTCCAATTCCTGTCGCGCCTCGTTGAACTGGAACTCATTGACCGCGAGCGGCGGATGGTCGAGCGCCGCATCAAGGCTGCGAAGTTCCCGGCCACCAAAAGCCTCGACAGCTTCGACTTCAAGGCGATCCCGAAGCTGAACAAGATGCAGGTGCTGGAACTGGCGCGCTGCGAATGGATCGAACGGCGTGAGAACGTGATCGCCCTTGGCCCCAGCGGAACCGGCAAGACCCACATTGCCTTGGGCCTCGGGTTGGCGGCCTGCCAGAAGGGCATGTCTGTCAGCTTCACCACCGCCGCCGCGCTGGTCAACGAGCTGATGGAGGCGCGAGACGAACGTCGGCTGCTGCGCGTCCAGAAGCAGATGGCTGCCGTCAAGCTGCTGATCATCGACGAGCTCGGGTTCGTGCCCCTGTCAAAGACCGGCGCCGAGCTGCTTTTTGAGATGATCTCCCAGCGCTACGAGCGCGGTGCCACGCTGATCACCAGCAATCTGCCCTTCGATGAATGGACCGAGACCTTCGGCACCGAGCGGCTGACCGGCGCGCTCCTCGACCGGTTGACCCACCACGTCAACATCCTCGAGATGAACGGCGAAAGCTATCGCCTCGCGCAAAGTCGCGCGCGCAAGACCGGCGACAACACCTGA